A single region of the Gracilibacillus caseinilyticus genome encodes:
- a CDS encoding replication-associated recombination protein A — MNQPLAFRMRPKNIDEVIGQQHLVGEGHMIRRMVEANRLHSMVLYGPPGTGKTSMAIGIANSLGIRYKLLNAAIDKKKDMQIAVEEAKMSGQLVVILDEVHRLDKAKQDFLLPHVESNLITLIGCTTENPYHSINPAVRSRSHIFELYRLEPDDIKEALERAISDTENGLGNMKLSVESDALEHFANACNGDLRAAMNGLELAAYSTPQNREDIVIDLANAEACMQKKSFSHDKGGDAHYDVLSAFQKSIRGSDVDAALHYLARLIEAGDLESIARRMLVCAYEDIGLANPQAGQRTLAAVETAERVGFPEARIPLSVAIVELCLSPKSNSAYVALDAALHDLRSGNTGEIPDHLKDSHYKGAAHLGRGVDYKYPHAYEGGWVKQQYLPDKIKHKTYYHPKETGKFEKNLHQIYQKIKK; from the coding sequence ATGAATCAACCTCTTGCGTTTCGTATGAGACCAAAAAATATAGATGAAGTTATTGGACAGCAGCATTTAGTCGGTGAAGGACACATGATCAGACGAATGGTCGAGGCTAACCGACTCCACTCCATGGTACTGTATGGTCCACCTGGTACTGGAAAAACTTCAATGGCGATTGGAATTGCGAATAGCTTGGGAATACGTTATAAATTGTTGAATGCCGCCATTGATAAGAAAAAAGATATGCAAATCGCAGTAGAAGAAGCAAAAATGTCAGGTCAACTTGTCGTTATACTAGATGAGGTGCACCGCCTCGATAAGGCAAAACAAGACTTTCTATTACCTCATGTAGAGTCAAATCTGATTACGTTAATTGGATGCACAACAGAAAATCCGTATCACTCCATTAACCCTGCTGTGCGAAGTCGGTCTCATATATTTGAACTGTACCGTCTGGAGCCAGACGATATCAAAGAAGCACTAGAACGGGCCATCTCTGATACAGAAAATGGCTTAGGAAACATGAAATTATCTGTTGAAAGTGATGCGTTGGAACATTTCGCCAATGCATGTAACGGTGATTTACGGGCAGCCATGAACGGATTAGAGCTTGCTGCCTATTCCACCCCACAGAATCGAGAAGATATTGTCATCGATCTCGCGAATGCAGAAGCTTGTATGCAAAAAAAGAGTTTCTCCCACGATAAAGGAGGAGATGCCCATTATGATGTCCTATCCGCCTTCCAGAAATCGATTAGAGGAAGTGACGTCGATGCTGCTCTCCATTATTTGGCAAGGTTAATTGAAGCGGGTGACTTAGAAAGTATCGCTCGGAGAATGCTTGTCTGTGCCTATGAGGATATTGGATTAGCCAATCCCCAGGCTGGTCAACGTACATTAGCGGCTGTTGAAACGGCAGAGCGTGTAGGTTTTCCCGAAGCGAGGATTCCCCTGTCTGTTGCGATCGTCGAACTTTGCTTATCCCCTAAATCAAACAGTGCTTATGTTGCACTTGATGCGGCATTACATGATTTACGGAGTGGCAATACTGGCGAAATACCGGATCATCTCAAGGACTCACACTATAAAGGTGCCGCTCATTTAGGCAGAGGTGTGGACTATAAATATCCACACGCCTATGAAGGTGGCTGGGTAAAGCAACAATACTTACCAGATAAAATCAAGCATAAAACCTATTACCATCCAAAAGAAACTGGTAAATTTGAAAAAAATTTACATCAAATATATCAAAAAATTAAAAAGTAG
- the cymR gene encoding cysteine metabolism transcriptional regulator CymR: MKISTKGRYGLTIMIELAKNTGNGPMSLKSIAKENNLSEHYLEQLVAPLRNASLVKSIRGAYGGYVLAKEPAEITAGDIIRILEGPITPVEGIEDEEPAKQELWIRIRDAVKDVLDTTTLEDLSTYGEKGVQDPYMFYI, encoded by the coding sequence ATGAAAATATCAACAAAAGGCAGATATGGTTTAACAATAATGATCGAATTAGCAAAAAACACTGGTAATGGGCCGATGTCATTAAAAAGCATCGCAAAGGAAAATAATCTTTCAGAACATTACTTGGAGCAATTAGTGGCGCCATTACGAAATGCAAGTCTTGTAAAAAGTATCCGCGGAGCTTATGGCGGTTATGTATTGGCAAAAGAGCCTGCTGAGATAACGGCGGGAGACATTATTCGAATTTTGGAAGGTCCAATCACTCCTGTAGAGGGTATTGAGGATGAAGAACCTGCGAAGCAAGAATTGTGGATCAGGATCCGTGACGCTGTGAAAGATGTTCTTGATACAACCACATTAGAAGATTTATCCACATATGGTGAAAAAGGGGTACAGGACCCATACATGTTCTATATTTAA
- a CDS encoding cysteine desulfurase family protein, producing the protein MKAIYLDHAATTPVHPQVVEAMTESLQTNFGNPSSVHFYGRKARQELDKARAVAAKSINASDRDIVFTSGGTEADNIAITGVAMANRHNGKHIITTKIEHHATLHTVENLERYGFEATYLDVNEHGVIELEQVQRALREDTILVSIMMVNNETGVIQPIKEIGELLASHQAYFHTDAVQAYGLLSIDVEALDLDLLSVSSHKINGPKGLGFLYIHPDTTLQALQHGGEQERKRRAGTENVAAITGFAAAIRLAQDERVSRVQQYQDYRDAFLQLLQENQVSYTINGEKSDRVPSIINVSFPGANVEAMLTNFDLSGVAASSGSACTAGSVEPSHVLSAMYSENNACTTNSIRFSFGLANNMDNVKEAAEIVAKIVKRLTN; encoded by the coding sequence ATGAAAGCTATCTATTTAGACCATGCGGCAACAACTCCAGTACATCCGCAAGTAGTGGAGGCAATGACTGAAAGTTTACAAACAAATTTTGGAAATCCTTCCAGCGTTCATTTTTATGGAAGAAAGGCGCGACAAGAGTTAGACAAAGCTCGAGCTGTTGCAGCGAAGTCAATCAACGCCTCTGATAGAGATATTGTTTTTACAAGTGGAGGAACAGAAGCCGACAATATCGCTATAACTGGTGTTGCCATGGCGAATCGTCACAATGGCAAGCATATTATAACAACAAAAATCGAACATCATGCGACACTGCATACGGTGGAGAATTTAGAACGATATGGCTTTGAGGCGACGTATCTGGACGTCAATGAACATGGCGTTATTGAACTGGAACAAGTGCAAAGAGCGTTGAGAGAAGATACCATATTAGTATCGATTATGATGGTGAACAATGAAACTGGTGTGATCCAGCCAATTAAAGAAATAGGTGAATTGCTAGCGTCACATCAGGCATATTTCCATACCGATGCAGTGCAGGCTTATGGTCTGTTATCGATTGATGTAGAAGCATTAGATCTGGATTTATTAAGTGTTTCTTCTCACAAAATTAACGGACCAAAGGGTCTTGGCTTCTTATATATTCATCCTGACACCACCTTGCAAGCTCTGCAGCATGGCGGTGAACAAGAACGTAAACGTAGAGCAGGGACGGAGAATGTAGCAGCAATTACTGGTTTTGCTGCAGCGATTCGCCTTGCGCAAGACGAAAGAGTGTCGCGTGTTCAACAATACCAGGATTACCGGGATGCTTTTTTACAATTATTACAAGAGAATCAGGTTTCGTACACCATAAACGGTGAAAAAAGCGACAGAGTCCCGAGTATTATTAATGTCAGTTTTCCGGGTGCTAACGTCGAAGCAATGCTAACAAATTTTGACTTAAGCGGTGTGGCAGCATCAAGCGGCAGTGCATGTACAGCGGGCTCTGTAGAACCATCTCACGTACTAAGCGCAATGTATAGCGAAAATAACGCTTGTACTACTAATTCCATTCGCTTTAGTTTCGGACTTGCTAATAATATGGACAATGTAAAAGAGGCAGCAGAAATCGTTGCGAAAATCGTAAAAAGGTTAACGAATTAA
- the mnmA gene encoding tRNA 2-thiouridine(34) synthase MnmA, which produces MKKNKDTRVIVGMSGGVDSSVTALLLKEQGYDVVGIFMKNWDDTDEFGVCTATEDFDDVVRVCNQLDIPYYAVNFEKQYWDKVFTYFLDEYKAGRTPNPDVMCNKEIKFKAFLDHALSLGADYVATGHYAQVRRVGDRVEMLRGVDDNKDQTYFLNQLSEDVLSKVMFPLGHLPKSEVRRIAKENDLATANKKDSTGICFIGERNFKEFLSEYLPAQPGKIMTLDGQEKGEHDGLMYHTIGQRQGLGIGGPGGPWFVVGKDLKDNVLYVGADYNNDALYSDALIATDMNWINQTPAEAFHCTAKFRYRQKDTGVTVYPNDDGSVKVVFDNAERAITPGQAVVFYQDEVCLGGGTINDVIKNDQYLDYVG; this is translated from the coding sequence ATGAAAAAGAACAAAGATACACGCGTAATTGTTGGAATGAGTGGTGGAGTGGATTCGTCTGTAACTGCCTTGCTGCTAAAAGAACAAGGATATGATGTGGTCGGCATTTTCATGAAAAACTGGGACGATACCGATGAGTTTGGTGTTTGTACGGCAACAGAAGATTTTGATGATGTGGTACGTGTTTGTAACCAGCTCGATATTCCGTATTATGCGGTGAATTTCGAAAAACAGTATTGGGATAAAGTGTTTACTTATTTCTTAGACGAATATAAAGCAGGAAGGACACCGAATCCGGATGTCATGTGTAATAAAGAAATTAAATTCAAAGCGTTTCTTGACCACGCGCTTTCTCTTGGCGCTGATTATGTGGCGACAGGTCACTATGCACAAGTAAGACGTGTCGGTGATCGTGTTGAAATGCTTCGTGGTGTAGATGATAACAAAGATCAGACCTACTTCCTCAATCAGTTGTCAGAAGATGTGTTAAGCAAAGTAATGTTTCCTTTAGGACATTTGCCCAAATCAGAAGTTAGACGGATTGCGAAAGAAAATGATTTGGCTACGGCTAACAAAAAAGACAGTACAGGCATTTGTTTTATCGGAGAACGAAATTTTAAAGAATTCCTCAGTGAATATCTGCCTGCACAACCTGGCAAAATTATGACATTAGACGGTCAGGAAAAAGGCGAACATGATGGTTTAATGTATCATACAATCGGTCAACGGCAAGGTCTTGGTATTGGTGGCCCAGGCGGACCTTGGTTTGTGGTTGGCAAAGACCTTAAAGATAATGTTCTGTACGTAGGTGCTGATTACAATAATGATGCCTTGTATTCAGATGCATTAATTGCGACTGATATGAATTGGATTAATCAGACCCCAGCTGAAGCATTTCATTGTACGGCTAAATTCCGCTACCGTCAAAAAGATACTGGAGTTACGGTATATCCAAATGATGATGGAAGTGTAAAAGTAGTGTTTGATAACGCGGAGCGTGCTATCACACCGGGACAAGCTGTCGTCTTTTATCAAGACGAAGTATGTCTCGGAGGCGGAACAATCAACGACGTCATTAAAAATGATCAATATTTAGATTATGTAGGATAG
- a CDS encoding tetratricopeptide repeat protein, whose protein sequence is MTEIDQGIQYMKEGKLEEAAQYFTDAIEQYPKNPVHYINFGNLLLHMKDYQRAKRFYQKATELDQEAATAYYGLGNVYFEQDDFEKAKENFQKAINLGLEEADPYFMLGMTFLYDEQFKLSLPYLQRASELNPDDVDVQFQYGLALAQTQQLDHAKDVFNQVLGLQEAHSDAHYNLGVISLFEENIDQAMIHFDKALEIQPDHLLAGNGKKQIEIMLEDNQ, encoded by the coding sequence ATGACTGAAATCGATCAAGGTATACAATATATGAAAGAAGGAAAATTGGAAGAGGCAGCACAATATTTCACGGATGCCATTGAGCAATATCCAAAGAATCCGGTACATTATATCAATTTTGGAAATCTGCTTTTACATATGAAAGACTATCAACGTGCGAAACGCTTTTATCAGAAAGCCACGGAATTGGATCAAGAAGCGGCAACTGCTTATTATGGATTAGGTAATGTCTACTTTGAACAGGACGATTTTGAAAAAGCAAAAGAAAATTTTCAAAAAGCGATCAATCTTGGGTTAGAGGAAGCAGATCCTTACTTTATGTTAGGGATGACGTTTTTATATGATGAGCAATTTAAATTATCTTTACCATATTTACAACGGGCAAGTGAGTTAAACCCTGATGATGTTGATGTGCAATTTCAATATGGATTGGCATTAGCGCAAACGCAACAATTAGATCATGCAAAAGATGTGTTCAATCAAGTGCTCGGTTTGCAGGAAGCACATAGTGACGCGCATTATAATTTAGGAGTTATTTCCTTATTCGAAGAAAATATAGACCAGGCTATGATCCATTTTGATAAGGCACTTGAAATCCAGCCGGATCATTTATTAGCAGGTAACGGAAAAAAACAAATCGAAATTATGCTTGAAGATAACCAATAA